The following proteins are co-located in the Nerophis ophidion isolate RoL-2023_Sa linkage group LG04, RoL_Noph_v1.0, whole genome shotgun sequence genome:
- the LOC133550663 gene encoding neuronal PAS domain-containing protein 2-like isoform X4 — MGKSVSMDNLSDFGGPCPSSRREWDTSSCVDDLMDEDEKDRAKRASRNKSEKKRRDQFNVLIKELCTMLQGQGHPRKMDKSTILQRTIDFLQKQKDISVQNETCDVRQDWKPSFLGNEEFTQLMLEALDGFLVALTTDGNIIYVSDSVSSLIGHLPSDMVDQNILNFLPEREHGEVYKLLSSHMLMTDPIAADFLASDSHVEFCCHLARGNIDPKEPPVYEYVKFVGDFKFHNNVPTSSCNGVELTLPRSLQSSLEEQVCLIATVRLVTPQFVKDLCNADDPCDEFTSRHSLEWKFLFLDHRASPIIGYLPFEVLGTSGYDYYHVDDLELIAQCHKQLMQFGKGKSCYYRFLTKGQQWIWLRTHYYITYHQWNSKPEFIVCTHTVVSYAEVRAERRRAFGLEELSPPEIAPSSVKAQELYLDMCCTLDPPQDRNSGARSVSSHSSRKSSHTALSDSASATNSYTETCTPSWQAASIGSERTPARQAGSSKNLTQRQNSFDLVPQMSLPVSPPCSKHSVMQQRSPSSSVFQLQQPQLGVMNQLKEQLEERTRILQADIKTQQQELHDIKEKLHLANLQMLLQQPVHNEFGQHPQQQGPGRPSSQSQSGVIRQLPSHPKAPSCGANSSSPHSLLRENSSPSSTQRISRSGQVQSVSLPMQTNTSLTMPFYSNPMMFSQTNTRPLHDPNQRQTDSSEFNQDGQLRMLLNQPMQTLVPTSSGSSQPSQQCNMGIPQTLYTLDQQIITPSFSMQQVNCNAVLVPSQVFTSPIMIPHNSFISHQSQSSYQAQPQASHHSLQLQQPQQFFQMTQGLVHNGSTPTFLHTANLQQQSTVGYIQQPSQSQQQQPQQRQYQLSQNQNANVSDFRNMLTR, encoded by the exons GGCATCCCGAAACAAATCAGAAAAGAAGAGAAGAGACCAGTTCAATGTGCTCATCAAGGAGTTATGCACCATGCTGCAGGGCCAAGGCCATCCTCGCAAGATGGACAAGTCCACCATACTACAAAGAACCATTGACTTCTTGCAGAAACAAAAAG ACATCAGTGTACAGAATGAAACGTGTGATGTCAGACAAGACTGGAAGCCTTCATTCCTCGGCAACGAGGAGTTCACGCAGCTCATGCTAGAG GCGCTAGATGGTTTCTTGGTAGCATTAACTACGGATGGAAACATCATATACGTGTCGGACAGTGTGTCTTCCCTTATTGGACATTTGCCG TCAGATATGGTGGACCAAAATATCTTAAATTTCCTCCCGGAGCGGGAACACGGGGAGGTGTACAAGCTGCTATCATCCCATATGCTGATGACTGACCCCATTGCTGCTGACTTCTTGGCCA GTGATTCACATGTAGAATTTTGCTGTCACCTAGCCAGAGGGAACATTGATCCAAAGGAGCCGCCTGTGTACGAGTATGTCAAGTTTGTTGGTGATTTCAAATTTCATAACAACG TGCCTACATCCTCTTGTAATGGGGTTGAATTGACGTTACCAAGAAGCCTACAATCATCGCTGGAGGAGCAGGTCTGCCTCATTGCTACTGTTCGATTAGTCACCCCGCAGTTTGTCAAG GATTTATGTAACGCGGATGATCCTTGTGATGAATTCACATCGCGGCACAGCCTTGAATGGAAGTTCCTGTTTCTAGATCACAG AGCTTCTCCAATCATTGGATATTTACCCTTTGAGGTTCTAGGAACGTCTGGCTATGATTACTATCACGTGGATGACTTGGAGCTTATAGCGCAATGTCATAAACAAC TGATGCAGTTTGGAAAAGGTAAATCGTGCTACTATCGCTTTCTGACAAAGGGTCAGCAGTGGATTTGGTTGCGGACGCACTACTACATCACGTATCACCAGTGGAACTCCAAACCTGAGTTCATCGTGTGTACTCACACTGTTGTCAG TTATGCTGAAGTGCGAGCTGAAAGGAGGCGAGCGTTTGGCCTTGAGGAGCTATCTCCACCTGAAATTGCTCCCTCTTCTGTGAAG GCCCAGGAACTGTACTTGGACATGTGCTGCACATTGGACCCACCACAGGACAGAAACAGCGGTGCACGTTCAGTATCCTCCCACAGCTCCCGGAAGTCCTCCCACACAGCCCTGTCAGATTCTGCAT CAGCAACAAACTCGTACACAGAAACATGCACGCCGTCATGGCAGGCTGCGTCTATCGGCTCCGAGAGAACGCCGGCCAGACAAGCTGGGAGTTCAAAG AATTTGACCCAAAGACAAAATTCCTTTGACCTGGTCCCCCAAATGAGCCTCCCTGTTTCCCCTCCCTGCAGCAAGCACTCAGTGATG CAGCAGCGGTCACCGTCATCATCTGTGTTCCAACTGCAGCAGCCTCAGCTTGGTGTCATGAACCAGCTGAAGGAGCAATTGGAGGAGCGGACACGCATCCTGCAGGCTGACATTAAGACGCAGCAGCAGGAGCTCCACGACATCAAGGAGAAGCTTCACCTTGCTAATCTTCAG ATGTTGCTACAGCAGCCTGTCCACAATGAATTTGGCCAACATCCCCAGCAGCAGGGCCCAGGCAGGCCCAGCTCGCAGAGCCAATCAGGCGTCATCAGGCAGCTCCCAAGCCACCCGAAAGCACCCTCATGCGGGGCTAACAGTTCGTCCCCTCATTCGCTGCTGAGGGAGAACAGCTCTCCCTCATCAACACAA AGGATCTCGCGGAGCGGCCAGGTGCAGTCAGTGAGTTTGCCGATGCAGACCAACACGAGTCTGACCATGCCCTTCTATAGCAACCCCATGATGTTCTCTCAGACCAACACCAGGCCTCTACACGATCCAAACCAAAGACAGACGGACAGCAGCGAGTTTAACCAAGATGGACAACTTCG CATGCTCCTCAACCAGCCAATGCAGACACTGGTTCCCACCAGCAGCGGGTCCTCGCAGCCTTCCCAGCAGTGCAACATGGGCATTCCCCAGACCCT ATACACCTTGGATCAGCAGATCATCACGCCTTCGTTCTCCATGCAACAGGTCAACTGCAACGCCGTGCTCGTGCCCTCTCAGGTCTTCACGTCGCCCATCATGATCCCGCACAACAGTTTCATCTCCCACCAGTCGCAGTCAAGCTACCAGGCTCAGCCTCAAGCCTCACATCACTCCCTACAGCTGCAGCAGCCTCAGCAGTTTTTTCAG ATGACTCAAGGACTTGTGCACAACGGGTCGACTCCAACGTTCTTACACACCGCCAACCTCCAGCAACAAAGCACCGTGGGATACATCCAGCAGCCGTCGCAATCACAGCAGCAACAGCCGCAACAAAGACAATACCAACTTTCCCAAAACCAGAATGCGAACGTTTCTGACTTCAGAAATATGCTAACGCGGTAG
- the LOC133550663 gene encoding neuronal PAS domain-containing protein 2-like isoform X3, whose amino-acid sequence MGKSVSMDNLSDFGGPCPSSRREWDTSSCVDDLMDEDEKDRAKRASRNKSEKKRRDQFNVLIKELCTMLQGQGHPRKMDKSTILQRTIDFLQKQKDISVQNETCDVRQDWKPSFLGNEEFTQLMLEALDGFLVALTTDGNIIYVSDSVSSLIGHLPSDMVDQNILNFLPEREHGEVYKLLSSHMLMTDPIAADFLASDSHVEFCCHLARGNIDPKEPPVYEYVKFVGDFKFHNNVPTSSCNGVELTLPRSLQSSLEEQVCLIATVRLVTPQFVKDLCNADDPCDEFTSRHSLEWKFLFLDHRASPIIGYLPFEVLGTSGYDYYHVDDLELIAQCHKQLMQFGKGKSCYYRFLTKGQQWIWLRTHYYITYHQWNSKPEFIVCTHTVVSYAEVRAERRRAFGLEELSPPEIAPSSVKAQELYLDMCCTLDPPQDRNSGARSVSSHSSRKSSHTALSDSASATNSYTETCTPSWQAASIGSERTPARQAGSSKNLTQRQNSFDLVPQMSLPVSPPCSKHSVMQQRSPSSSVFQLQQPQLGVMNQLKEQLEERTRILQADIKTQQQELHDIKEKLHLANLQMLLQQPVHNEFGQHPQQQGPGRPSSQSQSGVIRQLPSHPKAPSCGANSSSPHSLLRENSSPSSTQRISRSGQVQSVSLPMQTNTSLTMPFYSNPMMFSQTNTRPLHDPNQRQTDSSEFNQDGQLRSMLLNQPMQTLVPTSSGSSQPSQQCNMGIPQTLYTLDQQIITPSFSMQQVNCNAVLVPSQVFTSPIMIPHNSFISHQSQSSYQAQPQASHHSLQLQQPQQFFQMTQGLVHNGSTPTFLHTANLQQQSTVGYIQQPSQSQQQQPQQRQYQLSQNQNANVSDFRNMLTR is encoded by the exons GGCATCCCGAAACAAATCAGAAAAGAAGAGAAGAGACCAGTTCAATGTGCTCATCAAGGAGTTATGCACCATGCTGCAGGGCCAAGGCCATCCTCGCAAGATGGACAAGTCCACCATACTACAAAGAACCATTGACTTCTTGCAGAAACAAAAAG ACATCAGTGTACAGAATGAAACGTGTGATGTCAGACAAGACTGGAAGCCTTCATTCCTCGGCAACGAGGAGTTCACGCAGCTCATGCTAGAG GCGCTAGATGGTTTCTTGGTAGCATTAACTACGGATGGAAACATCATATACGTGTCGGACAGTGTGTCTTCCCTTATTGGACATTTGCCG TCAGATATGGTGGACCAAAATATCTTAAATTTCCTCCCGGAGCGGGAACACGGGGAGGTGTACAAGCTGCTATCATCCCATATGCTGATGACTGACCCCATTGCTGCTGACTTCTTGGCCA GTGATTCACATGTAGAATTTTGCTGTCACCTAGCCAGAGGGAACATTGATCCAAAGGAGCCGCCTGTGTACGAGTATGTCAAGTTTGTTGGTGATTTCAAATTTCATAACAACG TGCCTACATCCTCTTGTAATGGGGTTGAATTGACGTTACCAAGAAGCCTACAATCATCGCTGGAGGAGCAGGTCTGCCTCATTGCTACTGTTCGATTAGTCACCCCGCAGTTTGTCAAG GATTTATGTAACGCGGATGATCCTTGTGATGAATTCACATCGCGGCACAGCCTTGAATGGAAGTTCCTGTTTCTAGATCACAG AGCTTCTCCAATCATTGGATATTTACCCTTTGAGGTTCTAGGAACGTCTGGCTATGATTACTATCACGTGGATGACTTGGAGCTTATAGCGCAATGTCATAAACAAC TGATGCAGTTTGGAAAAGGTAAATCGTGCTACTATCGCTTTCTGACAAAGGGTCAGCAGTGGATTTGGTTGCGGACGCACTACTACATCACGTATCACCAGTGGAACTCCAAACCTGAGTTCATCGTGTGTACTCACACTGTTGTCAG TTATGCTGAAGTGCGAGCTGAAAGGAGGCGAGCGTTTGGCCTTGAGGAGCTATCTCCACCTGAAATTGCTCCCTCTTCTGTGAAG GCCCAGGAACTGTACTTGGACATGTGCTGCACATTGGACCCACCACAGGACAGAAACAGCGGTGCACGTTCAGTATCCTCCCACAGCTCCCGGAAGTCCTCCCACACAGCCCTGTCAGATTCTGCAT CAGCAACAAACTCGTACACAGAAACATGCACGCCGTCATGGCAGGCTGCGTCTATCGGCTCCGAGAGAACGCCGGCCAGACAAGCTGGGAGTTCAAAG AATTTGACCCAAAGACAAAATTCCTTTGACCTGGTCCCCCAAATGAGCCTCCCTGTTTCCCCTCCCTGCAGCAAGCACTCAGTGATG CAGCAGCGGTCACCGTCATCATCTGTGTTCCAACTGCAGCAGCCTCAGCTTGGTGTCATGAACCAGCTGAAGGAGCAATTGGAGGAGCGGACACGCATCCTGCAGGCTGACATTAAGACGCAGCAGCAGGAGCTCCACGACATCAAGGAGAAGCTTCACCTTGCTAATCTTCAG ATGTTGCTACAGCAGCCTGTCCACAATGAATTTGGCCAACATCCCCAGCAGCAGGGCCCAGGCAGGCCCAGCTCGCAGAGCCAATCAGGCGTCATCAGGCAGCTCCCAAGCCACCCGAAAGCACCCTCATGCGGGGCTAACAGTTCGTCCCCTCATTCGCTGCTGAGGGAGAACAGCTCTCCCTCATCAACACAA AGGATCTCGCGGAGCGGCCAGGTGCAGTCAGTGAGTTTGCCGATGCAGACCAACACGAGTCTGACCATGCCCTTCTATAGCAACCCCATGATGTTCTCTCAGACCAACACCAGGCCTCTACACGATCCAAACCAAAGACAGACGGACAGCAGCGAGTTTAACCAAGATGGACAACTTCG CAGCATGCTCCTCAACCAGCCAATGCAGACACTGGTTCCCACCAGCAGCGGGTCCTCGCAGCCTTCCCAGCAGTGCAACATGGGCATTCCCCAGACCCT ATACACCTTGGATCAGCAGATCATCACGCCTTCGTTCTCCATGCAACAGGTCAACTGCAACGCCGTGCTCGTGCCCTCTCAGGTCTTCACGTCGCCCATCATGATCCCGCACAACAGTTTCATCTCCCACCAGTCGCAGTCAAGCTACCAGGCTCAGCCTCAAGCCTCACATCACTCCCTACAGCTGCAGCAGCCTCAGCAGTTTTTTCAG ATGACTCAAGGACTTGTGCACAACGGGTCGACTCCAACGTTCTTACACACCGCCAACCTCCAGCAACAAAGCACCGTGGGATACATCCAGCAGCCGTCGCAATCACAGCAGCAACAGCCGCAACAAAGACAATACCAACTTTCCCAAAACCAGAATGCGAACGTTTCTGACTTCAGAAATATGCTAACGCGGTAG
- the LOC133550663 gene encoding neuronal PAS domain-containing protein 2-like isoform X7, which yields MGKSVSMDNLSDFGGPCPSSRREWDTSSCVDDLMDEDEKDRAKRASRNKSEKKRRDQFNVLIKELCTMLQGQGHPRKMDKSTILQRTIDFLQKQKDISVQNETCDVRQDWKPSFLGNEEFTQLMLEALDGFLVALTTDGNIIYVSDSVSSLIGHLPSDMVDQNILNFLPEREHGEVYKLLSSHMLMTDPIAADFLASDSHVEFCCHLARGNIDPKEPPVYEYVKFVGDFKFHNNVPTSSCNGVELTLPRSLQSSLEEQVCLIATVRLVTPQFVKDLCNADDPCDEFTSRHSLEWKFLFLDHRASPIIGYLPFEVLGTSGYDYYHVDDLELIAQCHKQLMQFGKGKSCYYRFLTKGQQWIWLRTHYYITYHQWNSKPEFIVCTHTVVSYAEVRAERRRAFGLEELSPPEIAPSSVKAQELYLDMCCTLDPPQDRNSGARSVSSHSSRKSSHTALSDSASATNSYTETCTPSWQAASIGSERTPARQAGSSKQQQRSPSSSVFQLQQPQLGVMNQLKEQLEERTRILQADIKTQQQELHDIKEKLHLANLQMLLQQPVHNEFGQHPQQQGPGRPSSQSQSGVIRQLPSHPKAPSCGANSSSPHSLLRENSSPSSTQRISRSGQVQSVSLPMQTNTSLTMPFYSNPMMFSQTNTRPLHDPNQRQTDSSEFNQDGQLRSMLLNQPMQTLVPTSSGSSQPSQQCNMGIPQTLYTLDQQIITPSFSMQQVNCNAVLVPSQVFTSPIMIPHNSFISHQSQSSYQAQPQASHHSLQLQQPQQFFQMTQGLVHNGSTPTFLHTANLQQQSTVGYIQQPSQSQQQQPQQRQYQLSQNQNANVSDFRNMLTR from the exons GGCATCCCGAAACAAATCAGAAAAGAAGAGAAGAGACCAGTTCAATGTGCTCATCAAGGAGTTATGCACCATGCTGCAGGGCCAAGGCCATCCTCGCAAGATGGACAAGTCCACCATACTACAAAGAACCATTGACTTCTTGCAGAAACAAAAAG ACATCAGTGTACAGAATGAAACGTGTGATGTCAGACAAGACTGGAAGCCTTCATTCCTCGGCAACGAGGAGTTCACGCAGCTCATGCTAGAG GCGCTAGATGGTTTCTTGGTAGCATTAACTACGGATGGAAACATCATATACGTGTCGGACAGTGTGTCTTCCCTTATTGGACATTTGCCG TCAGATATGGTGGACCAAAATATCTTAAATTTCCTCCCGGAGCGGGAACACGGGGAGGTGTACAAGCTGCTATCATCCCATATGCTGATGACTGACCCCATTGCTGCTGACTTCTTGGCCA GTGATTCACATGTAGAATTTTGCTGTCACCTAGCCAGAGGGAACATTGATCCAAAGGAGCCGCCTGTGTACGAGTATGTCAAGTTTGTTGGTGATTTCAAATTTCATAACAACG TGCCTACATCCTCTTGTAATGGGGTTGAATTGACGTTACCAAGAAGCCTACAATCATCGCTGGAGGAGCAGGTCTGCCTCATTGCTACTGTTCGATTAGTCACCCCGCAGTTTGTCAAG GATTTATGTAACGCGGATGATCCTTGTGATGAATTCACATCGCGGCACAGCCTTGAATGGAAGTTCCTGTTTCTAGATCACAG AGCTTCTCCAATCATTGGATATTTACCCTTTGAGGTTCTAGGAACGTCTGGCTATGATTACTATCACGTGGATGACTTGGAGCTTATAGCGCAATGTCATAAACAAC TGATGCAGTTTGGAAAAGGTAAATCGTGCTACTATCGCTTTCTGACAAAGGGTCAGCAGTGGATTTGGTTGCGGACGCACTACTACATCACGTATCACCAGTGGAACTCCAAACCTGAGTTCATCGTGTGTACTCACACTGTTGTCAG TTATGCTGAAGTGCGAGCTGAAAGGAGGCGAGCGTTTGGCCTTGAGGAGCTATCTCCACCTGAAATTGCTCCCTCTTCTGTGAAG GCCCAGGAACTGTACTTGGACATGTGCTGCACATTGGACCCACCACAGGACAGAAACAGCGGTGCACGTTCAGTATCCTCCCACAGCTCCCGGAAGTCCTCCCACACAGCCCTGTCAGATTCTGCAT CAGCAACAAACTCGTACACAGAAACATGCACGCCGTCATGGCAGGCTGCGTCTATCGGCTCCGAGAGAACGCCGGCCAGACAAGCTGGGAGTTCAAAG CAGCAGCAGCGGTCACCGTCATCATCTGTGTTCCAACTGCAGCAGCCTCAGCTTGGTGTCATGAACCAGCTGAAGGAGCAATTGGAGGAGCGGACACGCATCCTGCAGGCTGACATTAAGACGCAGCAGCAGGAGCTCCACGACATCAAGGAGAAGCTTCACCTTGCTAATCTTCAG ATGTTGCTACAGCAGCCTGTCCACAATGAATTTGGCCAACATCCCCAGCAGCAGGGCCCAGGCAGGCCCAGCTCGCAGAGCCAATCAGGCGTCATCAGGCAGCTCCCAAGCCACCCGAAAGCACCCTCATGCGGGGCTAACAGTTCGTCCCCTCATTCGCTGCTGAGGGAGAACAGCTCTCCCTCATCAACACAA AGGATCTCGCGGAGCGGCCAGGTGCAGTCAGTGAGTTTGCCGATGCAGACCAACACGAGTCTGACCATGCCCTTCTATAGCAACCCCATGATGTTCTCTCAGACCAACACCAGGCCTCTACACGATCCAAACCAAAGACAGACGGACAGCAGCGAGTTTAACCAAGATGGACAACTTCG CAGCATGCTCCTCAACCAGCCAATGCAGACACTGGTTCCCACCAGCAGCGGGTCCTCGCAGCCTTCCCAGCAGTGCAACATGGGCATTCCCCAGACCCT ATACACCTTGGATCAGCAGATCATCACGCCTTCGTTCTCCATGCAACAGGTCAACTGCAACGCCGTGCTCGTGCCCTCTCAGGTCTTCACGTCGCCCATCATGATCCCGCACAACAGTTTCATCTCCCACCAGTCGCAGTCAAGCTACCAGGCTCAGCCTCAAGCCTCACATCACTCCCTACAGCTGCAGCAGCCTCAGCAGTTTTTTCAG ATGACTCAAGGACTTGTGCACAACGGGTCGACTCCAACGTTCTTACACACCGCCAACCTCCAGCAACAAAGCACCGTGGGATACATCCAGCAGCCGTCGCAATCACAGCAGCAACAGCCGCAACAAAGACAATACCAACTTTCCCAAAACCAGAATGCGAACGTTTCTGACTTCAGAAATATGCTAACGCGGTAG
- the LOC133550663 gene encoding neuronal PAS domain-containing protein 2-like isoform X1, producing MGKSVSMDNLSDFGGPCPSSRREWDTSSCVDDLMDEDEKDRAKRASRNKSEKKRRDQFNVLIKELCTMLQGQGHPRKMDKSTILQRTIDFLQKQKDISVQNETCDVRQDWKPSFLGNEEFTQLMLEALDGFLVALTTDGNIIYVSDSVSSLIGHLPSDMVDQNILNFLPEREHGEVYKLLSSHMLMTDPIAADFLASDSHVEFCCHLARGNIDPKEPPVYEYVKFVGDFKFHNNVPTSSCNGVELTLPRSLQSSLEEQVCLIATVRLVTPQFVKDLCNADDPCDEFTSRHSLEWKFLFLDHRASPIIGYLPFEVLGTSGYDYYHVDDLELIAQCHKQLMQFGKGKSCYYRFLTKGQQWIWLRTHYYITYHQWNSKPEFIVCTHTVVSYAEVRAERRRAFGLEELSPPEIAPSSVKAQELYLDMCCTLDPPQDRNSGARSVSSHSSRKSSHTALSDSASATNSYTETCTPSWQAASIGSERTPARQAGSSKNLTQRQNSFDLVPQMSLPVSPPCSKHSVMQQQRSPSSSVFQLQQPQLGVMNQLKEQLEERTRILQADIKTQQQELHDIKEKLHLANLQMLLQQPVHNEFGQHPQQQGPGRPSSQSQSGVIRQLPSHPKAPSCGANSSSPHSLLRENSSPSSTQRISRSGQVQSVSLPMQTNTSLTMPFYSNPMMFSQTNTRPLHDPNQRQTDSSEFNQDGQLRSMLLNQPMQTLVPTSSGSSQPSQQCNMGIPQTLYTLDQQIITPSFSMQQVNCNAVLVPSQVFTSPIMIPHNSFISHQSQSSYQAQPQASHHSLQLQQPQQFFQMTQGLVHNGSTPTFLHTANLQQQSTVGYIQQPSQSQQQQPQQRQYQLSQNQNANVSDFRNMLTR from the exons GGCATCCCGAAACAAATCAGAAAAGAAGAGAAGAGACCAGTTCAATGTGCTCATCAAGGAGTTATGCACCATGCTGCAGGGCCAAGGCCATCCTCGCAAGATGGACAAGTCCACCATACTACAAAGAACCATTGACTTCTTGCAGAAACAAAAAG ACATCAGTGTACAGAATGAAACGTGTGATGTCAGACAAGACTGGAAGCCTTCATTCCTCGGCAACGAGGAGTTCACGCAGCTCATGCTAGAG GCGCTAGATGGTTTCTTGGTAGCATTAACTACGGATGGAAACATCATATACGTGTCGGACAGTGTGTCTTCCCTTATTGGACATTTGCCG TCAGATATGGTGGACCAAAATATCTTAAATTTCCTCCCGGAGCGGGAACACGGGGAGGTGTACAAGCTGCTATCATCCCATATGCTGATGACTGACCCCATTGCTGCTGACTTCTTGGCCA GTGATTCACATGTAGAATTTTGCTGTCACCTAGCCAGAGGGAACATTGATCCAAAGGAGCCGCCTGTGTACGAGTATGTCAAGTTTGTTGGTGATTTCAAATTTCATAACAACG TGCCTACATCCTCTTGTAATGGGGTTGAATTGACGTTACCAAGAAGCCTACAATCATCGCTGGAGGAGCAGGTCTGCCTCATTGCTACTGTTCGATTAGTCACCCCGCAGTTTGTCAAG GATTTATGTAACGCGGATGATCCTTGTGATGAATTCACATCGCGGCACAGCCTTGAATGGAAGTTCCTGTTTCTAGATCACAG AGCTTCTCCAATCATTGGATATTTACCCTTTGAGGTTCTAGGAACGTCTGGCTATGATTACTATCACGTGGATGACTTGGAGCTTATAGCGCAATGTCATAAACAAC TGATGCAGTTTGGAAAAGGTAAATCGTGCTACTATCGCTTTCTGACAAAGGGTCAGCAGTGGATTTGGTTGCGGACGCACTACTACATCACGTATCACCAGTGGAACTCCAAACCTGAGTTCATCGTGTGTACTCACACTGTTGTCAG TTATGCTGAAGTGCGAGCTGAAAGGAGGCGAGCGTTTGGCCTTGAGGAGCTATCTCCACCTGAAATTGCTCCCTCTTCTGTGAAG GCCCAGGAACTGTACTTGGACATGTGCTGCACATTGGACCCACCACAGGACAGAAACAGCGGTGCACGTTCAGTATCCTCCCACAGCTCCCGGAAGTCCTCCCACACAGCCCTGTCAGATTCTGCAT CAGCAACAAACTCGTACACAGAAACATGCACGCCGTCATGGCAGGCTGCGTCTATCGGCTCCGAGAGAACGCCGGCCAGACAAGCTGGGAGTTCAAAG AATTTGACCCAAAGACAAAATTCCTTTGACCTGGTCCCCCAAATGAGCCTCCCTGTTTCCCCTCCCTGCAGCAAGCACTCAGTGATG CAGCAGCAGCGGTCACCGTCATCATCTGTGTTCCAACTGCAGCAGCCTCAGCTTGGTGTCATGAACCAGCTGAAGGAGCAATTGGAGGAGCGGACACGCATCCTGCAGGCTGACATTAAGACGCAGCAGCAGGAGCTCCACGACATCAAGGAGAAGCTTCACCTTGCTAATCTTCAG ATGTTGCTACAGCAGCCTGTCCACAATGAATTTGGCCAACATCCCCAGCAGCAGGGCCCAGGCAGGCCCAGCTCGCAGAGCCAATCAGGCGTCATCAGGCAGCTCCCAAGCCACCCGAAAGCACCCTCATGCGGGGCTAACAGTTCGTCCCCTCATTCGCTGCTGAGGGAGAACAGCTCTCCCTCATCAACACAA AGGATCTCGCGGAGCGGCCAGGTGCAGTCAGTGAGTTTGCCGATGCAGACCAACACGAGTCTGACCATGCCCTTCTATAGCAACCCCATGATGTTCTCTCAGACCAACACCAGGCCTCTACACGATCCAAACCAAAGACAGACGGACAGCAGCGAGTTTAACCAAGATGGACAACTTCG CAGCATGCTCCTCAACCAGCCAATGCAGACACTGGTTCCCACCAGCAGCGGGTCCTCGCAGCCTTCCCAGCAGTGCAACATGGGCATTCCCCAGACCCT ATACACCTTGGATCAGCAGATCATCACGCCTTCGTTCTCCATGCAACAGGTCAACTGCAACGCCGTGCTCGTGCCCTCTCAGGTCTTCACGTCGCCCATCATGATCCCGCACAACAGTTTCATCTCCCACCAGTCGCAGTCAAGCTACCAGGCTCAGCCTCAAGCCTCACATCACTCCCTACAGCTGCAGCAGCCTCAGCAGTTTTTTCAG ATGACTCAAGGACTTGTGCACAACGGGTCGACTCCAACGTTCTTACACACCGCCAACCTCCAGCAACAAAGCACCGTGGGATACATCCAGCAGCCGTCGCAATCACAGCAGCAACAGCCGCAACAAAGACAATACCAACTTTCCCAAAACCAGAATGCGAACGTTTCTGACTTCAGAAATATGCTAACGCGGTAG